DNA sequence from the Thermodesulfobacteriota bacterium genome:
ATCGTCCATCCTGAGGCGCGTGGCGCAAAGCAAAGCGGGGGGGGAGCGATGGCCATCCTGACCATTTCCCGGCAGTACGGCTCCGGCGGCCAGGAGCTTGGCCGGACCGTTGCCGAGCGGCTGGGCTACGACTACGTGGACAAGGAGAGCCTGTTTGCCGCCATCCGGCAGGCTGGTGGGCGCTGGCGGGAATGGGCAGAGGGGCTCGACGAGCAGTGTCCCACCACCTGGGAGCGCTTCGACTGGTCCTTCCGCGGCTTCGCGGCCCTGGTCCGGAGTCAGATCCTGGCCGAGGCCACCCGGGACCGGGTGGTGATCATGGGCCGGGGGGCCAACTTCCTGCTGGCCGGCGTGCCCCACGCCCTGCGGGTCCGGGTGGAGGCCCCCCTGACCGTCCGCCAGGAGCGGCTGGCCGCCCGGGAGGGCGTGGATGCCGAGACCGCCCGCTGGCTGTGCAAGAAGGTGGACCACGGCCGGGCCTGCTTCCTGGCCGCGGTCTATGGCAGAACGGGTGATGATGCCGCCGACTACGACACCGTGCTGGCAGCCACCGGCCTGGATCTGACGCCGCTGGCCGAGCAGGTGAAGGCTGAGCTGGCGGCCCGGGACCGCCTGTGGAGCGAGGAGGCGGCCCGGGATCTGGAGATGCGCGCCCTGGCCGCCCGGGTCCAGGCCGGTCTCGCCACCGATCCGCACCTCTTTGTGCCCATCCTGGAGGTGGCGTGGACCGGCGAGGAGCTGGTGCTCTCCGGGGTGGTCCACTCCGTGAAGGAGCACCAGCGGGTCGAGGAAGCGGCCCGGCGCCTTGCCGGCGAGGTGCCGCTCAGCTGCGCCCTCCACTACCGCCGCTGATCGCCGGCCGCCCACCCTTCCGGCGCTCTTTCCTCTTGACAGAGAGGGGAGCTATCCGGTAGGAACGGAGACACTGGCTTGGCGGTCTGGTCCGGCTCCAGGCCGGGTCAAGCCGCTGCCATGGGCCGGACATCGACCCATGGCCATCAACGCTCGCATCCAGCTCGCTTAAGGAGTGATCCATGGACAACCCGAAGCCAGTCGTGGAGGTCGAAGGGGCCGTGCCTGAACAGGAGGCGCGGCCTGTCTACACCCGGCCCGAGATCATCACCTACACCAGCGAGGAGATCATGGCCAGGATCGGCCCAGCCCAGGCCTGCTCCCCTGGTCCCTGTCCCGTCGCCCCCTGAAGCTCGCCCTATCCGCCCGAGGGGCAGGGCCTTTTCCGCCAACCGGAGAAAGCCCGCCCCTTTGTGGCCGTGCCTGGTTCTGCTTGCCGCCCGGGCAAGCGCCGTTGCCCCACGGCACCACGATCCCGCCTTCATGACCTCCCCGGCGCCTTTCCGATCTTTCAGCCCCCCGGCCACCGATGGCGGGCGGCATGTGCTTCTGGCCACCGGCGGCCCGGAATGGCTGGTGGTCAACGACACCGGTTTGGCCATCGCCCGGCAGCTGGCCGCTGGCGGGCCGGCGGAGCAGGTGGCGGCCGGACTGGCCCAGCAGTATGGCCTCGCCTTGGAGATGGCGCTGGCCGATGTCCGGCTGGTGGCCGAGCGCCTGGCCGGCCACGGTCTGTTGGCCGCCGGCCCGGGCCGGCCCGGCCGGCGCACCCCCCGCCTCGGCTCCGCCTTTCTCCATCTGACCGATTGCTGCAACCTGGCCTGCCGCCATTGCTACATCGCCCGGCCGGCGGCCGAGCGGCGCCAGCTGCCCGGGGCCGCCGTCCTGGGGGTGCTGGATGCCCTGGCCGCCGCCGGGGCCAGCGGCGTGGTGCTGAGCGGCGGTGAGCCCCTCCTGCACCCGGACATCATCCCCATCCTCCGCCATGCCGCAGCCAGGCTCAAGGTGCAGGTCCTGACCAACGGCACCCTGATCGACGCTCCCCGGGCCGAGCTGCTGGTGAGCCTCAAGGCCGGCGTGCAGGTGAGCCTCGACGGCTCCCGGCCGGCGATCCACGACGCCAACCGCGGCCCTGGCAGCCTGGAGCGCGCCCTGGCCGGAATCGATGCCCTGGCCGCCGCCGGCATGGCCAAGGATGACCTGGTGGTGGCGGCCACGGTGACCCGGGACAACCTCGCCGACATCCCGGCCGTAGTCGAGCTGGCAGTCGCCCACGGCGCCGGTCGGGTCCGGCTGCTGCCGGTCAGACCCAGCGGCCGGGCCCGGGAGCGCTGGCCGGCCCTGGGGGAGATCGCCGCCGCGGAATACGAGGCCCTCTTTCGGACCATGGCGGCCTGGGCCCACGCCCACCCGGGACAGGTGGAGCTGAGCTACGGCCTGAGCGGCTTTCTGCTGGACCCGGCCGGCATCCCCGACCCGGATGGCCTGTGGTGCCCGGTGGGTCGCAAGGTGGTGGTGGACACCGACGGCGACGCCTATCCGTGCGTGCTTCTCATGCAGCCCCGGTTCCGGCTCGGCAACATCTTCCAGCAGACCCTGGCCGAGATGATGGCCTCCGAGACCATGGCCGGCCTGTGCCACGCCCTTGGCCAGCGGCAGCGGACGATTGCCCGCTGCCAGGACTGCCGGTGGCAGAACCTGTGCCAGGCCGGCTGCATGGGCCAGGCCTTCGAGCAGACCGGCACCTTGTGGGACACCGACCGCCATTGCGGCTTTCGCCAGCGCGCCTTCGAAGAGGCGTTCAGCCGGCTCTGCCGCGAGGACGCTCCCGGGGTCTGAACAGCCTTGCGGCTGCCATCATCGTATGGGTGCCATTAGGTCCCATAGGTCCTATAGGTCCTATGGGACTCATGAGCTTCATGGAGAAGCCTCCCTTGCCGCGTCTTTGCCTGGGCGCCAGCTACCGGATCCTGGACCTCGGGGTGGCTTTGACCGCCGACCGCGGGGATCTTCTCGATCTCTTCGACCAGGATTACGCCTGGTTCCGCACCGCGCCGGAGGCCGCGGCCCAGCCGCCGGCCCTGGCAGCCCGGTACACGAGCGCGGGCGGCACGCCCCGGCTGGCGGTGGACGGCGAGGATCTCCTGCTGGCCGGCCATCCGGCGCCGGCCCTCCATGCCTACCGGCTGCTGCTGACCCGGATCTTCGGCCGGCTGTCCGCCTTTTATTTCCTCCATGCCGGGGTGGTGGCGCTGCCGGCCGGCGCCGTCATCCTGGCCGGGCCACCGGGTGTGGGCAAGTCCACCCTGGTGGCGGCCTTGTGCCGGGCGGGGTACAGCTTCTATTCCGACGATATCTGCCCGCTCCATGCCCGGACTGGTGAGGTGCATCCCTTTCCCCGCAGCCTGTGGCTGGCGCCAGGGTCCGAGGCAGGATCCGGCCGCCGCGGCAAGCGCCCGCTCATCCCGGCGGCGGAGGGCTACACAGTAGGCGGTCCGCCCTGCCGGCCGCTCTGCCTCATCTGCCTGGAGGCCGGCCCCCCGCCGGAGGCCGGGGAGGAGATCGTCCTCACCGTCCGGCCGGGCCAGGCCGATGCCCTCCTGGCCGATCTCGCCGCGGTGGCGGGCTTGACCCTCCGGCCCGAGGCCGAAGGGGAGGGCGCTGTGGCCTGGCGGCTCCGCTATCCCCCGGCGGGGCAGCTGGTTGTCCGGCTGCGGGGCCTGCTCGCGGCCCATGCCGGGGCGATCTGGCAGGTCTACCGGGAGGACCGGGTGGCGGCCAGCTTCCACGGGACCCCGGAGCTGACGCCGATCCCGGTCCATGCCGCAGCCTTTCGCCTTCTGGCCAACCTCAAGCCCGAAGAGGGGACCTCGGGCCCCCTTCCCGGGGCGCCGGACGGGGCTGCCCTGTTCATGCGCCTTGGCACGCTCCTGGGCCAGACCCCCTGCTTCCGCTTGCAGGTGGGCCGCCTGTCCGAGGAGGTCGAGCGCGTCGCCGAGGCGGTGACCCATGCCCGAAAGATCTGACCCCCCCCGGCCATCTCCGGTATCCTTGCTCCATGCCCAGGCTGCCATCGCCCTGTGGCAGGTGGCTGGTGAGGAGGCCGTGCTCGAGGTGCAGGGGACCAGCATGCTGCCCCTCATCCGACCCGGAGACCGCGTGCAGCTGCGCTTTGTGCCGGCCGCCGCCTTGCGGTCCGGTGATATCATGGTCTTCCGCCAGGGCAGCGTCGTGGTCGCGCACCGGTATCTGGGTGCGGCACAGCGAGGCGGCACCCGCCGCCTCTGTCAGAAAGGGGACAACCAGCGCGGCTGGGGCTGGCTCGACGCCGATGCCGTCATCGGCCGGGTGCTGGTCATCCACGGCCGCCGGGGAGCGAGGCATATGGACCACTGGCCCTGGACATGGCTCAATCCTCTGTATGCAGCCCTGGCCCGCTGCCGGGTGGGGATCCGGGAGGCCCTGGGCCGCTGCCTGCGCCTGGCCCTGCCGGTGCTGGCCATTCTGCTCGCCTGGGGAGCGGGCCGGTCATGGGCCGAGCCGGCGCCGGGCTTCGAGGTGCTCCGCCGGGACAGCGCCGGCATGGAGGTTGCCTTCCGGCTGCCGCAGCTGGCATTCCGGGCCGGGCAGGCAGGGCAGGAGATCGCCGTCCCCGGGCTGGCCGGCGGCCGGCCGGCCCCGGGCCAGCCGGACCTGCCCCGGTTCGGCCTCCTCATAAAGGTGCCGGCCGCCAGCCGGATCCAGCCCCAGGTGCTGGAGGCCTCCTGCCGTTTTGTTCCCGGGGTGCGGCCCCGGCCAGTGCCCGGCTGGGAGATCCGGCCGGACGGCTCCCTGGCCGAGGTCTTCGCGGAAGACGCGGGAGCGTACCAGGGAACGGAGACCG
Encoded proteins:
- a CDS encoding cytidylate kinase family protein codes for the protein IVHPEARGAKQSGGGAMAILTISRQYGSGGQELGRTVAERLGYDYVDKESLFAAIRQAGGRWREWAEGLDEQCPTTWERFDWSFRGFAALVRSQILAEATRDRVVIMGRGANFLLAGVPHALRVRVEAPLTVRQERLAAREGVDAETARWLCKKVDHGRACFLAAVYGRTGDDAADYDTVLAATGLDLTPLAEQVKAELAARDRLWSEEAARDLEMRALAARVQAGLATDPHLFVPILEVAWTGEELVLSGVVHSVKEHQRVEEAARRLAGEVPLSCALHYRR
- a CDS encoding PqqD family peptide modification chaperone, encoding MLLATGGPEWLVVNDTGLAIARQLAAGGPAEQVAAGLAQQYGLALEMALADVRLVAERLAGHGLLAAGPGRPGRRTPRLGSAFLHLTDCCNLACRHCYIARPAAERRQLPGAAVLGVLDALAAAGASGVVLSGGEPLLHPDIIPILRHAAARLKVQVLTNGTLIDAPRAELLVSLKAGVQVSLDGSRPAIHDANRGPGSLERALAGIDALAAAGMAKDDLVVAATVTRDNLADIPAVVELAVAHGAGRVRLLPVRPSGRARERWPALGEIAAAEYEALFRTMAAWAHAHPGQVELSYGLSGFLLDPAGIPDPDGLWCPVGRKVVVDTDGDAYPCVLLMQPRFRLGNIFQQTLAEMMASETMAGLCHALGQRQRTIARCQDCRWQNLCQAGCMGQAFEQTGTLWDTDRHCGFRQRAFEEAFSRLCREDAPGV